The segment GAAGCGCACCGGCAGGCGCTGCAGCACCACGTCGTGCACGACCTGGTCGTAGGCGCGCTGCAGGAAGGTCGAGTAGATCGCGCAGAAGGGCTTGAACCCCTCGGTCGCCAGCCCGGCGGCGAAGGTCACGGCGTGCTGCTCGGCGATGCCGACGTCGAAGCAGCGGTCGGGGAAGCGCTGGCCGAACAGGTCGAGCCCGGTGCCCGAGGGCATGGCCGCGGTGATGGCGAGGACCCCGGGGTCGCGCTCGGCCTCGGCGATCAGGGCGTTGGCGAAGACGCGGGTGTAGGTCGGGGCGTTGGACTTGGGCTTGGACTGGGCGCCGGTGACGACGTCGAACTTGGCGACCGCGTGCAGCTTGTCGGCTGAGGCCTCGGCGGGGCCGTAGCCCTTGCCCTTCTTGGTGACGACATGGATCAGGACCGGCTTGTCGTCGCCGGCATCGCGCACGTTCTGCAGGACGGGCAGCAGATGGTCCAGATTGTGCCCGTCGATCGGGCCGATGTAGTAGAAGCCCATCTCCTCGAACAGCGTGCCGCCGGTGACCATGCCGCGGGCGTACTCCTCCGCCCGCCGCGCCGCCGTGCGCAGAGGACGCGGCATGTGGCCGGCCAGATCCTCCGCGAAGTGCCGCAGGGTGAGGAAGGGTTTGGAGGAGATCAGCCGCGAGAGATAGGCCGACAGGGCGCCGACCGGCGGAGCGATCGACATGTTGTTGTCGTTCAACACAACGATCACCCGGCTGTCGCCGGAACCGATGTTGTTCATCGCCTCATAGGCCATGCCGGCGCTCATGGCGCCGTCCCCGACCACGGCCACCACATGGTTGCGACGGCCCAGCCGGTCGCGTGCCACCGCCATGCCCAGCCCCGCCGACATGGCGGTGGAACTGTGCGCCGCTCCGAAGGGGTCGTACACGCTCTCCGTACGTCTCGTGAAGCCGCTCAATCCCCCACCGGTACGGAGCGTACGGATGCGGTCGCGGCGCCCGGTCAGGATCTTGTGGGGATAGCACTGGTGCCCGACGTCCCAGATCAGCCGGTCGGCTGGCGTGTCGAAGACATAGTGCAGCGCCACGGTCAGCTCGACCACCCCCAGCCCGGCGCCGAGATGACCACCGGTCACCGACACCGCGCTGATCGTCTCGGTTCGCAGTTCGTCGGCCAGTTGCCGCAGTTGGCGTGGTTTCAGGCGGCGCAGATCGACGGGGGTGCGCACCCGGTCGAGCAGAGGCGTCCTGCTGCTCGGGGTCTTGGACTTCATGGCCGGTGCCTCCCCCATTATGGGCCCCATTATGGGCCGTCAACCAATGCAGCGGCCGGCGCGGTGGTCCCGCGCGCTGTGGTTTTGCGGCTTGCCAAGGATGAAAGGCGGAGCCGGACCGCACCAGAGTCCGGCAAGTATCATACAGTAATCTACCTGCCGCGCGTCCCGGGACGCTCCAAACTGGAGCGCGACGCAATTTCAGGGATAGGCGCATGACGGCGAACCACCAGACGGCGATCCACGATGGAAAGGGCAAGCAGACGGCGATCCACGATGGAAAGGGCAAGGCGTAACCATGGCCGTTCCCGTGATCCAGGCGGCGCTGGTCGGCGCCTATGTCCTGCGCCAGCGCATCAGAGGCAACCGGCGCTTCCCGCTGGTGCTGATGATGGAGCCGCTGTTCCGCTGCAACCTCGCCTGCGCCGGCTGCGGCAAGATCGACTATCCCGACCCGATCCTGCGCCGCCGCCTGTCGGTGGAGGAAGCCCTGGGCGCGGTGGACGAGTGCGGCGCCCCGGTGGTTTCCATCGCCGGAGGGGAGCCGCTGCTG is part of the Azospirillum baldaniorum genome and harbors:
- the dxs gene encoding 1-deoxy-D-xylulose-5-phosphate synthase — its product is MKSKTPSSRTPLLDRVRTPVDLRRLKPRQLRQLADELRTETISAVSVTGGHLGAGLGVVELTVALHYVFDTPADRLIWDVGHQCYPHKILTGRRDRIRTLRTGGGLSGFTRRTESVYDPFGAAHSSTAMSAGLGMAVARDRLGRRNHVVAVVGDGAMSAGMAYEAMNNIGSGDSRVIVVLNDNNMSIAPPVGALSAYLSRLISSKPFLTLRHFAEDLAGHMPRPLRTAARRAEEYARGMVTGGTLFEEMGFYYIGPIDGHNLDHLLPVLQNVRDAGDDKPVLIHVVTKKGKGYGPAEASADKLHAVAKFDVVTGAQSKPKSNAPTYTRVFANALIAEAERDPGVLAITAAMPSGTGLDLFGQRFPDRCFDVGIAEQHAVTFAAGLATEGFKPFCAIYSTFLQRAYDQVVHDVVLQRLPVRFALDRAGLVGADGATHAGAFDVAYLGCLPDIVLMAAADELELMHMVATSAAIDDRVSALRYPRGEGVGLELPERGEVLPIGKGRILQEGTKVAILSYGTRLAEARKAAAELGARGLSTTVADARFAKPLDEDLVRRLALEHEVLITIEEGSVGGFGSFVLQHLAMAGLLDGGLKIRPMVLPDRFLDHDSPARQYEEAGLAARHIVATALQALGNHSGRIATLG